Proteins from a single region of Fibrobacter sp. UWT2:
- a CDS encoding glycoside hydrolase family 5 protein has translation MKLYGLFGIACGMTLFASSAAFALPKATEIYPDMGLGYNIGNTMEVPKNPTLWGNPFPDAAYVKAIKDAGFNTVRIPCAWDSHASNGTINAGWLDSVKTVVDLVIGNDMYAILNSHWDEGWLEDHVFDGKGFDKTGEVTVSAADIAAKQESYWKQIATKFAEYNEHLIFASANEPGVNDPWNGGSDNGQWAFDEARMQVLKSYHEACLKAVRSTGGNNATRIVVVQSPRTEIDKSPLLASMYPTDPAGEGYTMAEVHFYPYQFSLMTSGDEDWGKMFYYWEDQTPGTDAAHTCSGSALGSKKSIDQLFSGLKSRFYDKGIPVVIGEMGAVKRLGVLTGDNLKVHLKARAAWYGYTVAAAKKNGLVPCVWDTGDEGDGNFTIIRRQVNKFGGNVGDITDVETLNAMREAYGQASLPGNSIDSLVNQNPDIPETAAGKGVQVTYQTVTSDSSEVGTLRINLQGSKKDLSKYVGIEVRLKGEVATAGPCSGASDGCGEYGWTSMDLFMMTGDSWAWFDASVLEQADKDLDASAFQTIQVKWEDFRKEPTGLNSANAIGLNLYGTQVTGTITFDYIKGIKADGSTEIIDDFDKKPQLEGTASGKVVALGGSAAIKPATIAAASKMLVNVQPGMVSANFVAAQTAPAKATLMNSLGQVIAQQNFTANKGMNTVELSSNYRGPAMLMIKQGSQRYMQKVILK, from the coding sequence ATGAAACTTTACGGACTCTTCGGAATCGCCTGCGGCATGACGCTGTTTGCAAGCTCTGCAGCATTTGCCCTCCCCAAGGCAACCGAAATTTACCCCGACATGGGTCTCGGCTACAACATCGGTAACACGATGGAAGTGCCCAAGAACCCGACACTTTGGGGCAACCCCTTCCCGGATGCCGCCTACGTGAAGGCCATCAAGGACGCCGGTTTCAACACCGTGCGTATCCCTTGCGCATGGGACAGCCACGCCTCTAACGGCACCATTAACGCAGGCTGGCTCGACTCCGTAAAGACTGTTGTCGACCTCGTGATTGGCAACGACATGTACGCCATTTTGAACAGCCACTGGGACGAAGGTTGGCTCGAAGACCACGTTTTTGACGGCAAGGGCTTCGACAAGACCGGCGAAGTGACTGTTTCTGCAGCCGATATCGCCGCCAAGCAGGAAAGCTACTGGAAGCAGATCGCTACCAAGTTCGCCGAATACAACGAACACTTGATTTTCGCCTCTGCCAACGAACCGGGCGTGAACGACCCGTGGAACGGCGGTTCCGACAATGGTCAGTGGGCATTCGACGAAGCCCGCATGCAGGTTCTCAAGAGCTATCACGAAGCATGCCTTAAGGCAGTGCGTTCTACCGGCGGAAACAACGCCACCCGTATCGTGGTCGTGCAGTCTCCGCGTACCGAAATTGACAAATCTCCGTTGCTCGCGTCCATGTACCCGACTGACCCGGCAGGCGAAGGTTACACCATGGCTGAAGTCCACTTCTACCCGTATCAGTTCTCCTTGATGACCAGCGGTGACGAAGACTGGGGCAAAATGTTCTACTACTGGGAAGACCAAACTCCGGGTACTGACGCAGCACACACTTGCTCCGGCTCCGCACTCGGATCCAAGAAATCTATCGACCAGCTGTTCAGTGGCCTCAAGAGCCGTTTCTACGACAAGGGCATTCCTGTCGTGATCGGCGAAATGGGCGCTGTAAAACGCCTCGGAGTCCTCACCGGTGATAACCTGAAGGTTCACCTGAAGGCACGCGCCGCTTGGTACGGCTATACGGTTGCAGCAGCCAAGAAGAACGGTCTCGTTCCTTGCGTATGGGATACCGGTGACGAAGGCGATGGCAACTTCACCATCATCCGCCGCCAGGTAAACAAGTTCGGTGGCAACGTCGGCGACATTACCGACGTCGAAACCTTGAACGCCATGCGTGAAGCTTACGGCCAGGCATCTCTCCCGGGCAACAGCATTGATTCCCTCGTCAACCAGAACCCGGACATTCCCGAAACCGCAGCTGGCAAGGGCGTCCAGGTGACTTACCAAACTGTAACTTCTGACTCTAGCGAAGTGGGTACATTGCGCATCAACCTTCAGGGTTCCAAGAAAGATCTTTCCAAGTATGTGGGTATTGAAGTTCGCTTGAAGGGCGAAGTTGCCACGGCAGGTCCCTGCTCTGGCGCAAGCGATGGTTGCGGTGAATACGGCTGGACCTCCATGGACCTCTTCATGATGACGGGCGATAGCTGGGCATGGTTCGACGCCTCTGTTCTTGAACAGGCCGACAAGGACCTCGATGCCAGCGCATTCCAGACAATCCAAGTTAAGTGGGAAGACTTCCGCAAAGAACCGACCGGTCTCAACTCTGCAAACGCCATCGGTCTGAACCTCTATGGCACGCAGGTCACCGGCACCATTACCTTTGACTACATCAAGGGTATCAAGGCCGACGGTTCCACCGAAATCATCGACGACTTTGACAAGAAACCGCAGCTCGAAGGCACCGCAAGCGGCAAGGTTGTCGCCCTCGGCGGCTCGGCTGCCATCAAGCCCGCGACCATTGCTGCAGCAAGCAAGATGCTCGTGAATGTGCAGCCCGGCATGGTGAGCGCAAACTTTGTAGCAGCCCAGACTGCTCCGGCAAAGGCCACGCTCATGAACAGCCTCGGTCAGGTGATTGCCCAGCAGAACTTTACCGCCAACAAGGGAATGAATACAGTTGAACTTTCTAGCAACTACCGCGGCCCGGCCATGCTCATGATCAAGCAGGGCAGCCAGCGCTACATGCAGAAGGTGATTCTGAAGTAA